The following coding sequences are from one Rutidosis leptorrhynchoides isolate AG116_Rl617_1_P2 chromosome 11, CSIRO_AGI_Rlap_v1, whole genome shotgun sequence window:
- the LOC139876552 gene encoding carboxyl-terminal-processing peptidase 2, chloroplastic-like, with translation MVVVIGTSSSSFSVFISPRNNYYSAPKVVQWNSYVVSSVKSRLRNSLSCVSINASDRLTGFVCKKDDENGSLFWLMKRYNRRFALHHVVLFRRNGRLSTMLRKHTISLRKLVKSSEKFKDLFPVFFVRIVLGMMLFMAITVPVSKSPSWALTEENLLFLEAWRTIDRAYVDKSFNGQSWFRYRENALRNEPMNNREQTYAAIKKMLGTLDDPFTRFLEPEKFKSLRSGTQGSLTGVGLSIGYPTGNDGALSGLMVISASPGGPASRADVSPGDVILAIDDTSTETMDIYDAAERLQGPEGSEVQLKIRSGPEIKHLSLTRENISLNPVRSRVCETPGMGKGTSKIGYIKLTSFNQNASAAVKEAIETLRKENVDAFVLDLRNNSGGLFPEGIEIAKIWLDKGVIVYICDSRGVRDIYDTDGTNAIAASEPLAVLVNKGTASASEILAGALKDNKRAVLLGEPTYGKGKIQSVFELSDGSGLAVTVARYETPDHIDINKVGIIPDHPLPASFAKDDDGFCGCIGDPASGCFLNKVGLFSR, from the exons ATGGTAGTAGTGATTggtacttcatcttcttcattctcCGTCTTCATCTCTCCCCGCAACAATTATTACTCCGCTCCCAAG GTTGTTCAATGGAACTCTTATGTAGTTAGCTCTGTGAAGTCTCGGTTACGCAATTCGTTATCGTGTGTAAGCATAAATGCAAGTGATAGATTAACAGGTTTTGTGTGTAAGAAGGATGATGAAAATGGGAGTCTGTTTTGGTTGATGAAAAGGTACAACAGAAGATTTGCACTTCATCATGTTGTGCTTTTTAGGAGGAATGGGCGATTATCAACTATGTTACGGAAGCATACTATTAGCCTTCGGAAACTAGTAAAGAGTTCTGAAAAGTTTAAAGATTTGTTTCCGGTTTTCTTTGTTCGGATTGTATTGGGAATGATGCTGTTTATGGCAATTACTGTTCCTGTTAGTAAATCTCCTTCAT GGGCACTCACTGAGGAGAATCTGCTATTCCTTGAGGCATGGAGAACAATTGACCGTGCATATGTTGACAAAAGCTTCAATGGACAAAGTTGGTTTAGGTACAGAGAAAATGCACTGCGCAATGAACCTATGAACAACCGTGAACAAACAT ATGCCGCAATAAAGAAGATGCTTGGCACCCTGGATGACCCTTTCACCCGTTTTCTGGAGCCTGAAAAGTTCAAAAGTTTGAGG TCGGGAACACAAGGTTCTCTGACTGGAGTTGGGTTGTCAATTGGCTACCCAACTGGAAATGATGGAGCTCTTTCTGGACTCATGGTTATTTCAGCTTCTCCAGGGGGGCCCGCAAGTAGGGCTGACGTGTCGCCAGGTGATGTAATTCTGGCAATTGATGATACTAGTACAGAAACAATGGATATTTATGATGCAGCTGAGCGCTTGCA GGGCCCTGAAGGAAGTGAAGTACAACTAAAAATACGAAGTGGACCCGAGATAAAGCATCTATCCTTAAC GCGGGAAAACATTTCATTGAATCCGGTTAGGTCAAGAGTTTGCGAAACACCTGGTATGGGGAAGGGTACTTCCAAGATTGGATACATAAAGTTAACATCCTTCAACCAAAATGCTTCCG CTGCTGTTAAGGAAGCTATCGAGACTTTAAGGAAAGAGAATGTTGACGCCTTTGTTCTCGACCTACGCAATAATAG CGGTGGTCTTTTTCCTGAAGGAATTGAGATTGCCAAGATCTG GTTGGACAAAGGTGTGATTGTGTACATCTGTGACAGTCGTGGAGTTCGAGATATATATGACACTGATGGGACCAATGCAATAGCAGCTTCAGAGCCTTTAGCCGTACTG GTGAACAAAGGGACTGCCAGTGCAAGCGAGATCTTAGCTGGTGCATTGAAAGATAATAAGCGTGCAGTGCTTCTTGGAGAACCTACTTACGGAAAAGG AAAAATACAATCGGTTTTTGAATTGTCTGATGGCTCTGGCTTGGCTGTCACCGTTGCTCGTTATGAAACTCCTGATCATATCGACATCAATAAG GTTGGAATAATTCCCGATCATCCATTGCCAGCATCTTTTGCTAAGGATGATGATGGTTTTTGTGGTTGCATTGGAGACCCTGCTTCTGGTTGTTTTCTAAATAAAGTTGGATTATTTTCAAGATGA